The Salarias fasciatus chromosome 11, fSalaFa1.1, whole genome shotgun sequence genomic interval GCATTAGATCATCAGTTGAGTCAGACTTGTTTGCACTGCAGAACCTCCCGTCGCTCCCATCAGCTTGTACATTAGACTCGTGTTTCCAGAACAATTGTGTCTCGACATTagatctctgctctgcttttcCTGTAGGAGCCATGAAGTTTATTTTGGGAGTGAAATTATTTTGTCTGATGTGCAGCTGAAACAGTCATTTGAGCCAGAAGACAAATTTATAattgaggagcagcagaagcgAGTCATAAATGCACACCGACATATTTACAACATAGTAATTTAAAACTAGCATGTTGAAAAATTATACCTTCATACTCAGAAGAAAGAAAGCTACACTGGTTTTCATCTGGAAGTCTGTTTGTCTCCAGAAGGTACATTTATCGTTGCTCTCACTtgatgtggctcctgaactgcTGAATATTAGTGTGTCCTCCAGGTAATtgctgtttgtgctgtttgtgcagGACTGGGACACAACTCTGCTGAATCGCCACTATGAGCAGCTCTACGGTTTTTGATTGAAAGGTTCAGATTCAGCGCAGACGTTTCTTTATTGTAATAATAAATATAACCATTAAAATGTGGTTATGAGATGATTTCACAGGAATGTGTCAAGGACAAAACATTCGACCGAACAACTACCCACTGGTCTCATGTGGTTTAAAGACGTCAGGTTCTGTCTTAAAAGTCTCCCACATCCTGAACTTATAAAAAGGCCTTTGATAAACGTCTgaaggaacacacacaacacatttTTAGCTTCCACACTGCTTGCAACAGCAAGTATTTCCACAACAGAAGCCGTCCCCGGACCCCTCTCCAGGCTACATCTCATGTTCCTTAGCAACCCACCAAATAAGtaacacaacagagacacacagctcTTGATTGAGATTCTTCTCCGAGCAGTAAgccgtgggtgtgtgtgctaatgtgtgtgtcagacggAGGATAATAAACGGGCACAAAGTAAGAACTTTGAAATTCATCTGCTGCCTTCAGAGGAATACTGAAGACTGCCGATGAAGAGCCGCCTCACAAAGAGGCGTCTTTTGTTGGTGAAGCGTGTGCGCGGGCGCCGCAGACGCACACGGAGGAACCTGTTTCTCTTGTCCAACTGACAGCGTCTCATGTTTTGGAAgtgaagcaacaacaaaacagatggAGTGGACCTGTTGTCGGGGCTCTGGTGTATTGCATTCATATACAGACACGCCTTCACCCGAGAGGGGTTTGATTATTCAAATAACCGCTGTCCCTGCCTTGAACTGATGGGTATTCATATGCGGCGGTGTTTGCTTTGCATCTATGTgtagggagggagggagggagggggcaggagAGTGATATATGGGTTGCATTGAGATTATTAATGTTTGCCCAGTGTCTGAGCGGTTGCCAGCCTGTTGTGGAGGGAAGCGTGGGAACAGAGTCGGTCAGTGTCACTATGAAACGGGTCAGCTTCGCAGAAAGACTCCCCTGTGGACAAGAGTCAGACAGGACCTGGGTGAATCCTGCCAGCGGtccgcatgtgtgtgtttgtgtgcgtgctgCTGAGTCACACTGCTTCTCTCGTTTCTCTTcgcctctattttttttttctcccacctTTCTCCCTTAtctctcctcccactcctcctgtTTGTCCACCCCTGTTTCCTCCGcttgtggtgtgttttcacatctCAGCATCTTTTGTATATTTGTCTTTCCTCTTTGAATATCCTTTGTTTCCTGCATTCATGGCGTTGATGCGGATTCCTGACCGCTTGATGTTTGTAGCATTGTATAAACATCGAGACAAAGTGGCTGTAAGCATTTAATCCCTGAGGcccagaggacaggaagtgtAAAAGCACAACTGAATCTTTCCTCTTGGAGCTGAATCGCTGCAAACCAATCAATCACTGCCTTTGGCTTTTGTAGTGGCTTTTTTGGCTTTGGCGAAGCTGGGGCTCCATTGTGCTGGGCCTTAACCAAAAAGTAGTAGACTCCCACTGCTATTTTCATGCTGCCTCCTTGTGGGTGAATACAGTACTGCCACACTTTCTCTAAAATCAATCTTTTTGTCAGCAGTTTTCGAGCTGTTACGCAGATACTGAGACTGCAGACATAACACATTTAGGTTCCTTATGGCTTCACTTTCATGAAAGCATTTTGTATTTGCAATGGATGCTTTTCGAATGGAGtctgtgatgttttcttttcatgcagtttttttttttttttttttttttttttgctgatttttctTGTGGAGATATTTATAATATAGAAATCATTGTAACtttgagctgtgtgtttttgtgtgcaggTGCCTGGATAAAGAGCagtttgggtgatgtgcagcgGGAAGGGAACCAGCTCAGTCTGACCTTTATTGCTCCTCAGTTGGGTTACTGGGTAGCCGCCATGTCCCCCCTACACTCGGGTGAGAAACCATATCAACAAATATTGTATTTAGAAAATGCAGCAGATACAGTTTGGAATATCTTGTTAGTAttgcaaacattttcatgtcAGTTTTACTGAAAGATTTTTGTGAAAACTTCATGTGTCTCTGACAGGTCCGGTGGTCGCAAAGGACATCAGCACATACCACACCGTGTTCCTGTTGGCTATACTGGGAGGCATGGCGCTCATCCTGCTCTGCttgctctgtctgctgttgtactactgcaggtgtgtgtgacaCAGTCTCCACAGCAATGCAATctgcttcattcatttttttttcttcctgaactGTCCAGATTAGCActaaaaaaatatggaaaatgtCATCGGGAGACATTGTTGCAGTATTTTCCTGTAAGATGAACGTTAACTGAAAAAAGCCTTTGCTGTAAATACGGTTTGTTAAACATGGCATTGTTAGAACTGGACCAATTTGTCATAGTATTAACTGTATAAATGCTGCAGCTACATACAGCATTTAcagtttttagtcttttttttttttttttgttgtaatagCAGCACTAATCACAAGGACAAACAAAAGACGCCTGTATGATAGTTGTTTGCTGATTAAATGTAAACATTGAAACTGTACACTCAGTCATGTACCTGTACTTTACTGCAAATGTGCTCTCTTGTCACTTCTAAAAGCTGCTGAATATTAATAAGAAGTATTAATTTCTGCTGTGTCTCTTTGCCGCTCAGACGTCGCTGTTTGAAACCAAGAGGGTCTCATCGCAAGCTCACGGTCTCCTCCGGCCTGGACAGCAGCAAGAGGGACCAGGCCACCTCCATGTCCCACTTGAACCTCATCAACAATGAGGTCTGTCTGACTTTTAGACTGGATCCAAAAAATAACTTCAACTTATATTAGTTGTGACTCACACAGCGCAGCTGGATCTCTTACAGAAGTGGTGGTTGAATTATAAAATTGATATATTtgaaacaaaatgtgtgttaatGTTAACCTGGTGAGGTTGAATCAAATGTCATGAATGTCTTattttcctgttatattttgtgttgtgtgactaattcaaatgtttttctttcttgttgtcCTTAGGTGCATCTGGAATTTGTTTCCACGGCGACTGAGCCCGACATGACCACACCGATGCTGAAGCCTTCCTCGTACGAGCACCAAGACAATCAACGTCAGCACAGCTTAATCCAGCACAGCAAACACAGCCGCTCCTCCCTCGGCAACAGCCTGGGCAACCTGACGCCGCGCAGCAGAGACTACCGGCAGTCCGCCGAGACGTTCCAGCTGAAGGCCGCGCTGTCCTCCGGACCTGACCGGGGCTACCGGCAGTCATACACCTCCGTCTGCTCGTCCAGCAACCAGATTTCATCCTCGACAAATCACGGGCAGCTGTCGGCCACGCAGCTGAGCAGTGTGGGGATCATCGACTGCATCtccccttcttctcctcctcactcccccAGCAGAGCGGAGGGAGGCGAGTGCAGGGCTCCCGACTACCTTCTGTCCCGCTCCGTTGACCATCTGGAGCGCCAGGGCCCTCAGACGCTGTCCCGGCCCGGCCAGCTGCTGTGCTGCGGCTCCGTGGACCTGCTGAGCGGAGGCGAGGGCTACCCGCGGGTGCGTCCCACGCTGGTGATCCCGGCGCACTACATGCGCCTGCCGGGGGAGCACCCCCTGTCCGGTCAGgccctcctgctgcagaccgACCAGCAGAGCGACTTGGAGACCATCCAGGCCGAGCTCAATGCCTCGCATTCCCAGCAGCCCCTGGGACAAACCCCCACGGAGTGCAGCGCGGGTCCGGCCAAGCAGGGTGACGGCGAGCGCCTCGTCCTGCCGGAGTCTCTGTCCATCCCGGCGGCTCTCGGGGAAACGGCGCTGGTGGAGATAAACAGTGAGGACACGCTGCTGGCCGAAAAGACGTTAATGGAGCTCAGAGGGGGGAAGCCGCTGCCTCACCCACGAGCCTGGTTTGTTTCCCTGGACGGACGCTCCAACGCTCACATCCGCCACTCCTATATTGACCTCCAGCGGGCCGGGTGCCAAAGCAACGCGCCGGGCGCGGGAGGCCAGCAAGGTAACGGCAGCGGGGGGAGGCACGGAAACGGGAACGACGCCAGCTTGGATTCTGGTGTGGACCTGAACGAGCCGAGGGCGGGGCGAAGAGGCCGGGACGCGGAGCGGGAGGACCGAGACGCACCTAAGAGCGGCGCGCCGGCGACGGCCTACACTCAGCTGGTGTATGTGGACGATCTGGACGGGGGcggcagcgaggaggagaagTGCAGCCCGCAGGACAATACATCCCAGACCATCCTGTCAGACAAAGcggagggcagcagagaggcTCGGGGAGACGCGGAGGAGAAAATAGCAGAGGGAGTTCAAATAGCAGAGGAGCCACCCTcgctctcctccgcctccccggcctctcctcctcctctgcccacACCGGAGGGAGTGACTTTCAGGACTGATCACACGCTGCTGTCAGTCTCCCCGGATGATGAGGCAGCGCAGGAGGatgcagaggagaagaaaagcccctggcagaggagggaggagcgaCCCCTGCTGGCCTTTAACCTCAAGTGAAAGGAGagattcatgtttgtttttgtttttccaggtttGTCTCTGCGGCAGTCCAGCCCTCATTCTGTGCTTCCAGTGAAGTGTAATGGTTTTATTTAATCCAGCGTCAAAGAGCAAAGTCATCACAGTACAATCAGATACGAAGAACCATTGAGGAAAAATGAAAC includes:
- the fam171a1 gene encoding protein FAM171A1; the protein is MMMRAADRSRTAATVLLCLFGYISSRAAAKTLPEDTSTQDVTLKVHLSDASTHQPLNGATIQLFTNHTPVTTETSSADGNTYLHFPYRLGTPLLVIATKQGYVPNSVPWTPSRLPVFSSISLDLLPERAATLTVYEDKVEIVSGLQGLRGQPSIHFLRRALSLPSNTSYTNLTALLTVASSPSHIQHFPHLQIFRGNGTGTGKFELTPVAAISVHLLASDGAELQVNGPITVTVPLPADSGLKEKDHIPAWRFDPRLGAWIKSSLGDVQREGNQLSLTFIAPQLGYWVAAMSPLHSGPVVAKDISTYHTVFLLAILGGMALILLCLLCLLLYYCRRRCLKPRGSHRKLTVSSGLDSSKRDQATSMSHLNLINNEVHLEFVSTATEPDMTTPMLKPSSYEHQDNQRQHSLIQHSKHSRSSLGNSLGNLTPRSRDYRQSAETFQLKAALSSGPDRGYRQSYTSVCSSSNQISSSTNHGQLSATQLSSVGIIDCISPSSPPHSPSRAEGGECRAPDYLLSRSVDHLERQGPQTLSRPGQLLCCGSVDLLSGGEGYPRVRPTLVIPAHYMRLPGEHPLSGQALLLQTDQQSDLETIQAELNASHSQQPLGQTPTECSAGPAKQGDGERLVLPESLSIPAALGETALVEINSEDTLLAEKTLMELRGGKPLPHPRAWFVSLDGRSNAHIRHSYIDLQRAGCQSNAPGAGGQQGNGSGGRHGNGNDASLDSGVDLNEPRAGRRGRDAEREDRDAPKSGAPATAYTQLVYVDDLDGGGSEEEKCSPQDNTSQTILSDKAEGSREARGDAEEKIAEGVQIAEEPPSLSSASPASPPPLPTPEGVTFRTDHTLLSVSPDDEAAQEDAEEKKSPWQRREERPLLAFNLK